A genomic window from Brevibacillus agri includes:
- a CDS encoding zf-HC2 domain-containing protein, with translation MMKCEEVQEILPDYAENLLPEVTQRRVDHHMASCYACRSDYEIWSDSGEWMAMDKEEYHSVTPSRSIVDAVMARILSEEQWAIPIGRKIFSVTARMRRMGASVAVLLLLLFTFTLYVNTSSTEQANALVINGEVMAMNTPKAQVISSSMQTDDGTYVVEAQPLSSQGDALASATASIVPLDGKPATADAAKPNYSIVLSVFGILITVLTMSWLTRA, from the coding sequence ATGATGAAATGTGAAGAAGTGCAGGAAATTCTGCCTGACTACGCCGAAAATCTGTTGCCCGAGGTGACGCAACGCCGCGTCGACCATCATATGGCTTCTTGTTATGCCTGCCGTTCCGACTATGAAATTTGGTCGGACAGCGGGGAGTGGATGGCGATGGACAAGGAAGAGTACCATTCGGTTACGCCTTCCCGTTCCATTGTAGATGCGGTCATGGCCCGGATTTTGTCTGAGGAGCAGTGGGCGATCCCGATTGGCAGAAAAATTTTCAGCGTAACAGCCAGAATGCGACGTATGGGGGCAAGTGTAGCCGTACTTTTGCTGCTGTTGTTTACGTTTACGCTATATGTGAATACAAGCTCCACGGAACAGGCTAACGCCCTCGTCATTAACGGGGAAGTGATGGCGATGAACACGCCAAAGGCACAAGTCATCTCTTCTTCCATGCAAACAGATGATGGTACATACGTTGTAGAAGCACAGCCGCTCTCTTCCCAGGGAGATGCGCTTGCGAGTGCGACGGCTTCCATCGTTCCGCTGGATGGCAAGCCTGCGACAGCGGATGCAGCCAAGCCTAACTATTCGATCGTGCTCAGTGTTTTCGGGATTTTGATAACCGTGTTGACAATGAGCTGGCTTACTCGTGCATAA